Proteins found in one Hevea brasiliensis isolate MT/VB/25A 57/8 chromosome 18, ASM3005281v1, whole genome shotgun sequence genomic segment:
- the LOC110664999 gene encoding uncharacterized protein LOC110664999, which produces MTVNSIQETQDRVSDLGIQQKSKDFSLPEIIATESAHLSRKMGVKDCTEAEMDRESGGSSEDNEESPKSVGKWGRNISNIGFVHSQVLRIRKEDSHIGEDIGEGLSTKDKVINAGFGQNTQLRRVASAVDVVFFSRPILPCSPLSGKTINKAVP; this is translated from the coding sequence ATGACTGTCAACTCCATCCAAGAGACTCAAGATCGAGTCTCTGATCTTGGAATTCAACAGAAATCCAAGGATTTCTCTTTGCCGGAGATCATAGCTACTGAATCTGCTCATCTCTCCAGGAAAATGGGAGTGAAGGACTGTACCGAGGCTGAGATGGATAGAGAGAGTGGAGGTTCATCGGAGGATAACGAGGAGTCGCCGAAATCTGTCGGCAAGTGGGGAAGGAATATAAGCAACATAGGTTTTGTGCATAGCCAGGTGTTGAGGATTAGAAAGGAGGATTCACATATCGGTGAAGATATTGGTGAGGGATTGAGCACCAAAGATAAGGTTATCAATGCAGGTTTTGGTCAGAATACGCAGCTTCGACGCGTGGCTTCGGCGGTGGATGTTGTTTTCTTTTCGAGGCCGATCTTGCCTTGCTCACCTCTTAGTGGGAAAACCATCAACAAAGCCGTGCCGTGA
- the LOC131176079 gene encoding transcription factor ILI4-like has protein sequence MSGRRRSKPDHQEHEIEALILHLQPLLSAGLLQSNASKESRVQILEKTCNHIKRLHGEIDELSKRISELMTSSSDTIPRKLQHLLHQ, from the exons ATGTCTGGACGGAGGAGATCAAAACCTGATCATCAAGAACATGAAATTGAAGCCCTTATTTTGCATCTTCAACCTCTGTTATCTGCAGGGCTGCTCCAAAGCAATGCATCCAAG GAATCTAGAGTTCAGATTCTGGAGAAAACATGCAATCACATTAAGAGATTACATGGAGAGATTGATGAACTGAGTAAGAGAATTAGTGAGCTAATGACTTCTTCTTCAGATACTATACCAAGAAAATTGCAGCACTTGCTTCATcagtaa